Proteins from one Mycobacterium sp. EPa45 genomic window:
- a CDS encoding DNA-binding protein — protein MADAAKYLNSLGFTAATAETVKYHAYYTGKLPRPKIVGRKDYWSRKALDALIEAL, from the coding sequence TTGGCCGACGCCGCCAAATACCTCAACAGCCTGGGATTCACGGCGGCCACCGCCGAGACGGTTAAGTACCACGCCTATTACACCGGCAAGCTTCCTCGGCCGAAGATCGTTGGACGCAAAGACTACTGGAGCCGAAAGGCGTTGGACGCCCTAATTGAAGCCCTGTAA
- a CDS encoding HAD-IB family hydrolase/lysophospholipid acyltransferase family protein, with the protein MSDTEMRLPGSVAEVMASPEGPKIGAFFDLDGTLVAGFTAVILTRERFRSRDMGIGELISMIAAGLNHQLGRLEFEELITKASQALRGRALSDLHEIGDRMFVQQIEKRIYPEMRELVHAHMERGHTVVLSSSALTLQVEPVARFLGIENTLTNRFEVDENDVLTGDVVRPILWGPGKANAVQKFAADNDIDLKHSYFYADGDEDVALMYLVGNPRPTNPEGKMAAVARRRGWPILRFSSRGGGGLMGQVRTLLGVGALVPAATGAIWWGALTRSRRRGLNFFTTAFPNLLLAVNGVRLNVLGEENLRKQRPAVFIFNHRNNADPVITASLLRDNWTGVGKKELKDDPVVGTLGKLVDTVFIDRDDPKAALETMHEVENLVAKGLSIMIAPEGTRLDTRTVGPFKKGPFRLAMAAGVPLVPIVIRNAEVIASRDSSTMNPGEVDIVVYPPLSVEDWTLEDLPERIEEVRQLYLDTLKNWPTDKLPVPEIYKKAPAKKAAKKAPAKKAAAKKTPAKKTPAKKTATKSPSAKGRR; encoded by the coding sequence ATGAGCGACACGGAGATGCGCCTGCCCGGTTCGGTGGCCGAGGTGATGGCCAGCCCGGAGGGCCCCAAGATCGGGGCGTTCTTCGATCTGGACGGCACGCTCGTCGCCGGGTTCACCGCCGTCATCCTGACTCGGGAACGCTTCCGCAGCCGTGACATGGGCATCGGTGAGCTGATCTCGATGATCGCCGCGGGCCTCAACCACCAGCTCGGCCGGCTGGAATTCGAGGAACTGATCACCAAGGCCTCGCAGGCCCTGCGCGGTCGGGCGTTGAGCGATCTGCACGAGATCGGCGACCGGATGTTCGTGCAGCAGATCGAGAAGCGGATCTATCCCGAGATGCGCGAGTTGGTGCACGCGCACATGGAACGCGGGCACACCGTGGTGCTTAGCTCCTCGGCGCTGACCCTTCAGGTCGAGCCGGTGGCCCGCTTCCTCGGCATCGAGAACACATTGACCAACCGATTCGAGGTCGACGAAAACGATGTGCTGACCGGCGACGTGGTGCGGCCGATCCTCTGGGGGCCCGGTAAGGCCAACGCGGTGCAGAAGTTCGCCGCCGACAACGACATTGACCTCAAGCACTCGTATTTCTACGCCGACGGCGACGAGGACGTCGCGCTGATGTATCTGGTCGGCAACCCGCGCCCGACCAACCCCGAGGGCAAGATGGCCGCGGTCGCTCGTCGGCGCGGCTGGCCGATCCTGCGGTTTTCCAGCCGCGGCGGCGGTGGCCTGATGGGTCAGGTGCGAACACTGCTCGGTGTCGGTGCGCTGGTGCCCGCGGCCACCGGCGCGATCTGGTGGGGGGCGCTGACCCGCAGCCGACGCCGTGGTCTCAACTTCTTCACCACCGCATTTCCGAACTTGCTGCTGGCGGTAAATGGCGTGCGGCTCAACGTCCTTGGTGAAGAGAATCTCCGCAAGCAGCGGCCGGCGGTGTTCATCTTCAATCATCGAAACAATGCCGACCCCGTCATCACGGCGTCGCTGCTGCGGGACAACTGGACCGGCGTCGGCAAGAAGGAATTGAAGGACGACCCCGTCGTCGGCACACTGGGCAAGCTCGTCGACACCGTCTTCATCGACCGGGACGACCCCAAGGCGGCGCTGGAGACCATGCACGAGGTCGAGAACCTGGTAGCCAAAGGCCTGTCGATCATGATCGCCCCGGAGGGCACCCGGCTGGACACCCGGACCGTCGGCCCCTTCAAAAAGGGACCCTTCCGGCTGGCCATGGCCGCCGGAGTCCCGTTGGTGCCGATCGTGATCCGCAACGCCGAGGTGATCGCCTCCCGCGATTCCTCCACCATGAATCCTGGTGAAGTGGACATCGTTGTCTACCCGCCTCTTTCGGTCGAGGACTGGACGCTCGAGGACCTTCCCGAGCGGATCGAGGAGGTTCGTCAGCTATATCTGGACACCCTGAAGAACTGGCCGACGGACAAGCTGCCGGTGCCCGAGATCTACAAGAAGGCGCCTGCGAAGAAGGCCGCGAAGAAAGCGCCGGCCAAGAAGGCCGCCGCCAAGAAGACACCGGCCAAGAAGACACCGGCCAAGAAGACGGCCACCAAGTCGCCGAGCGCCAAGGGCCGCCGATGA
- a CDS encoding wax ester/triacylglycerol synthase family O-acyltransferase, giving the protein MSGPVDVNGLPDELGPLDMLLHRGEANPRTRSGIMALEILDSTPDWNRFRTAFENASRKVLRLRQRVVVPTLPTAAPRWVVDPDFNLDFHVRRIRVPEPGTLREVLDLAEVSLQSPLDISRPLWTATLVEGLEGGKAATLLHLSHAVTDGVGATAMFAEIYDLEREPAPRPAPPLPVPQDLTPNDLMREGINHLPSAIVGGLLGAVTGGLGVVGRVVRNPGTAVWDVVDYARSGRRVVARAAEPSPLLRRRSLSSRSEAIEMRLSDLRSAAHAASGSINDAYLAGLCGALRRYHEALGVPVNSLPMAVPVSLRAEADPAGGNRFAGVNLAAPIAVVDPALRIQKIRKQMTSRREEAAIDLMGAIAPVVGLLPDAVLEAMSGAVIGSDVQASNVPVYAGDTYIAGAKVLRQYGIGPLPGVAMMVVLVSRGGFATVTARYDRASITDEDLFAQCLREGFDEVLALAGDPPPRVVPASFPDAKNDSAQPSPNGSVAY; this is encoded by the coding sequence ATGAGCGGACCAGTCGATGTGAATGGTCTGCCGGACGAACTCGGCCCCCTCGACATGCTGCTGCACCGCGGTGAGGCCAACCCGCGGACGCGGTCGGGGATCATGGCCCTGGAAATTCTCGACAGCACGCCGGATTGGAACCGGTTCCGGACCGCCTTCGAGAACGCCTCCCGGAAAGTGCTTCGGCTGCGCCAACGGGTCGTGGTGCCGACGCTGCCCACGGCGGCGCCGCGCTGGGTGGTGGACCCCGATTTCAACCTCGACTTCCATGTCCGCCGGATACGGGTTCCCGAGCCAGGCACACTGCGTGAGGTACTCGACCTCGCCGAGGTGAGCCTGCAGTCGCCGCTGGACATCTCCCGGCCGCTGTGGACGGCCACCCTGGTCGAAGGGCTCGAAGGCGGTAAGGCCGCCACCTTGCTGCATCTCAGTCACGCGGTCACCGACGGAGTCGGCGCCACCGCGATGTTCGCCGAGATCTACGACCTCGAACGTGAACCGGCACCGCGGCCCGCGCCGCCACTGCCGGTGCCGCAGGACCTCACGCCCAACGACCTGATGCGCGAAGGGATCAACCATCTGCCCAGCGCCATCGTCGGCGGTCTGCTCGGCGCCGTCACCGGGGGGTTGGGTGTGGTCGGTCGCGTCGTGCGCAATCCCGGGACGGCCGTGTGGGACGTCGTCGACTACGCCCGCTCCGGGCGTCGGGTGGTGGCCCGCGCCGCCGAACCGTCGCCGCTGCTGCGGCGGCGCAGCCTGTCGTCGCGCAGTGAGGCGATCGAGATGCGGCTGTCCGACTTGCGGTCCGCCGCACACGCCGCGAGTGGCTCCATCAACGACGCTTACCTGGCTGGTTTGTGCGGGGCGCTGCGGCGCTACCACGAGGCGTTGGGCGTGCCGGTCAACAGCCTGCCGATGGCGGTGCCGGTGAGTCTGCGGGCCGAGGCCGACCCGGCCGGCGGCAACCGCTTCGCCGGGGTCAACCTGGCCGCGCCGATCGCCGTCGTCGACCCGGCTCTGCGAATCCAGAAGATACGGAAGCAGATGACCTCCCGGCGCGAGGAGGCGGCCATCGACTTGATGGGCGCCATCGCACCGGTGGTCGGGCTGCTGCCCGATGCCGTCCTCGAGGCGATGAGCGGGGCCGTGATCGGCTCGGACGTCCAGGCCAGCAATGTTCCCGTCTACGCCGGTGACACCTACATCGCGGGCGCGAAAGTGCTGCGGCAGTACGGTATTGGGCCGCTGCCCGGGGTCGCCATGATGGTCGTGCTGGTATCGCGCGGCGGCTTCGCGACGGTCACCGCCCGCTACGACCGCGCGTCGATCACCGACGAGGACCTGTTCGCGCAATGCCTGCGGGAGGGTTTCGACGAGGTCCTCGCGCTGGCCGGTGACCCACCGCCGCGGGTGGTGCCGGCATCGTTTCCCGACGCGAAAAACGACTCCGCCCAACCCAGCCCGAATGGATCGGTGGCCTACTGA
- a CDS encoding alpha/beta hydrolase fold domain-containing protein produces the protein MPIEQVTARCTQALHTGSLLLRGSPAAAGWVLGWLNAEFAPPVLTGHALATVHSPLERMACALAVQKADKVLDAALEQTFGKDYIASVRHPLEQDSARRPNVVAVLEAMRHRRRYAATTRNISYGPRGRDNTLDIWRRDDLPEAYRAPVLIQVPGGAWSVNDKRGQAYPLMARMSELGWICVTINYSRSPRNAFPSHIVDVKRAIAWVKANIADYGGDPDFVAITGGSAGGHLSSLAALSAGDESLQPGFEDADTSVQAAVPYYGVYDLTSTSNMHPLMMPLLEHVVVQRKLADNPELYRDASPMHRIHRDAPPFFVLHGQSDAVIPSTQARDFVAALRKSGSDTVAYAELPKAHHAFDTIATLRCQLAAEAVASFMGIVYGRHLAARDGAQKIAVGSAS, from the coding sequence ATTCCAATCGAGCAGGTCACCGCGCGCTGTACGCAGGCCTTGCACACCGGATCATTGTTGCTACGCGGCTCACCGGCCGCTGCCGGCTGGGTGCTGGGGTGGCTCAACGCTGAGTTTGCCCCGCCTGTACTCACCGGTCATGCGCTGGCGACGGTGCACTCACCTCTGGAAAGGATGGCCTGCGCCCTGGCGGTCCAGAAGGCTGACAAGGTTCTCGACGCCGCCCTCGAGCAGACCTTCGGCAAGGACTACATCGCCTCGGTCCGCCATCCGCTCGAGCAGGATTCCGCGCGCCGGCCCAACGTCGTCGCCGTCCTCGAAGCCATGCGACATCGGCGCCGGTACGCAGCGACCACCCGGAACATCTCCTACGGCCCGCGCGGACGTGACAACACCCTGGACATCTGGCGCCGTGACGACCTGCCCGAGGCGTATCGCGCGCCGGTGCTCATTCAGGTGCCCGGCGGTGCATGGTCGGTCAATGACAAGCGCGGCCAGGCTTATCCGTTGATGGCACGCATGTCCGAACTCGGCTGGATCTGCGTCACCATCAACTACAGCCGCAGCCCGCGCAACGCCTTCCCGTCGCACATCGTCGACGTCAAACGGGCCATCGCCTGGGTCAAGGCCAACATCGCCGATTACGGTGGCGACCCGGACTTCGTCGCGATCACCGGGGGATCGGCCGGCGGCCACCTGAGCTCACTGGCCGCGCTGAGCGCGGGCGATGAAAGCCTGCAGCCGGGTTTCGAAGATGCCGACACCAGCGTGCAGGCCGCCGTGCCCTACTACGGCGTGTACGACCTCACCAGCACCAGCAACATGCACCCGCTGATGATGCCGCTGCTCGAGCACGTCGTGGTGCAGCGCAAGCTCGCCGACAACCCCGAGCTGTATCGGGACGCGTCGCCGATGCACCGCATCCATCGCGATGCCCCGCCGTTCTTTGTGCTGCACGGCCAGAGCGATGCCGTCATACCCAGTACGCAGGCGCGGGATTTCGTTGCGGCGCTTCGGAAATCGGGCTCCGACACGGTGGCCTATGCGGAGCTGCCCAAGGCGCACCACGCCTTCGACACCATCGCGACCCTGCGCTGCCAACTAGCCGCAGAAGCGGTCGCGAGCTTCATGGGCATCGTCTACGGCCGCCACCTCGCGGCGCGCGACGGCGCGCAGAAGATCGCCGTCGGCTCAGCGAGCTGA
- a CDS encoding phage/plasmid primase, P4 family translates to MVADPDDRELPEDEPAKPSVNDQVATRDLRMAGRLESKSAGRHRFIAKRGWHWYDGKVWRLDDNESHIQQLLVEMLEELWPSALFDQQLKDDIQRCHTSAGISGVLKIASKLPGFSARIEDFDAKPWLVNTPGGTLDLRDHKIREHDPNDLLMQITRGQHRTNAYKDSQSFRPMLERIQPDDDTLKYLQKVAGSALLGEHREDMFVIWLGELGNNGKTVLDGAIRYALGDYASIAPRELVMETRFNHSSDNMVLFRKRYVSIDETNRGERIDEAKMKSLSGGGTLTGRDLYEKRVSWEPTHTLTLLTNHGPKVSGDDKASWRRIVVIPFNVRIPDPDPKNPKAADVGLSARLEEDADAIIDFLLRGFVRYQRNGLADVPEVVRQATTAYYEANDELLQFRRDCCEEASHLKESNPALLAEYRSWCEREGIERPYGARAFGRYMDGSGFKRETGGDKLRLGIALKDPLRRVRLAP, encoded by the coding sequence ATGGTAGCAGATCCGGACGATCGCGAGCTCCCCGAGGATGAGCCTGCCAAGCCCAGTGTCAACGACCAGGTTGCGACGCGTGACCTTCGCATGGCAGGCCGCCTGGAGTCCAAATCGGCGGGGCGCCATCGGTTTATCGCCAAACGCGGATGGCACTGGTATGACGGCAAGGTCTGGCGCCTGGACGACAACGAAAGCCACATCCAGCAACTGCTTGTCGAAATGCTGGAGGAACTGTGGCCCTCAGCCCTGTTCGACCAACAGCTCAAAGACGACATCCAGCGTTGCCACACATCGGCCGGAATTTCCGGGGTGCTGAAAATCGCCTCCAAACTTCCAGGGTTTTCGGCCCGCATCGAGGACTTCGACGCCAAGCCCTGGTTAGTGAATACACCAGGCGGAACGCTGGATCTGCGAGACCACAAGATTCGCGAACACGATCCCAATGACCTACTGATGCAGATCACTCGCGGCCAGCACCGCACGAACGCCTACAAGGACAGCCAGTCCTTTCGGCCCATGCTCGAACGTATCCAACCCGACGACGACACCTTGAAGTACCTGCAGAAGGTGGCGGGCAGCGCTCTTCTCGGTGAGCACCGGGAGGACATGTTCGTCATCTGGCTCGGGGAGCTGGGCAACAACGGCAAGACCGTCCTTGACGGCGCTATCCGGTATGCGCTGGGAGACTATGCCAGCATCGCGCCGCGCGAATTGGTCATGGAAACTCGCTTCAACCACTCCTCGGACAACATGGTGCTCTTCCGCAAGCGGTACGTGTCCATCGACGAGACCAATCGCGGCGAACGCATCGACGAGGCCAAAATGAAAAGCCTGTCGGGCGGCGGAACTCTCACCGGGCGGGATTTGTACGAGAAACGCGTGTCTTGGGAACCCACCCACACCCTGACTTTGCTGACCAACCATGGCCCCAAGGTCTCCGGTGACGACAAGGCATCCTGGCGACGAATCGTGGTCATTCCCTTCAATGTCCGCATTCCCGACCCAGACCCCAAGAACCCCAAAGCCGCCGACGTCGGCCTCAGCGCTCGCCTGGAGGAAGACGCCGACGCCATCATCGATTTCCTCCTGCGGGGATTTGTGCGCTATCAGCGCAACGGTTTGGCCGATGTTCCCGAAGTGGTTCGCCAAGCGACCACGGCCTACTACGAAGCCAACGACGAACTGTTGCAGTTCCGCCGAGACTGCTGCGAAGAGGCCAGCCACCTCAAGGAGAGCAACCCCGCCTTGTTGGCCGAATATCGCAGCTGGTGTGAGCGGGAAGGAATCGAACGCCCCTATGGAGCCCGAGCTTTCGGCCGATACATGGACGGCAGCGGCTTCAAGCGGGAGACCGGAGGAGACAAGCTGCGCCTGGGAATCGCTCTGAAGGACCCGTTGCGGCGGGTGCGGCTGGCCCCATGA
- a CDS encoding glycerol-3-phosphate 1-O-acyltransferase, with the protein MTHTDHLADFSTTDDALVLASVSSKAEFELLNDWLHAQRRAHPDTKVEVLRLPAGDPPPGVVAQLVEELGGGEDRLVVPVRVFWVPGGLPTRVKIVGLISGRDTYRPPEVLQRRILRRDPSRARIVAGEPAKVSELRQQWNENTVGESPRDFARFVLRRARLAIERMELRLLGPEYKSPQLITDELMSSTRFMEGLQQVPDADPAKAEEMLNELATGWSRFSVDLIPNLGRAIFSRGFDPRIDYDSMEIESMRRGLEDHPAVLLWSHRSYLDGVIVPVAMQENRLPPAHTFAGINLSFGFMGPLMRRSGVIFLRRKLDDPLYKYVLRQFVGYIVEKRFNLSWSIEGTRSRTGKMLPPKLGLLAYVADAYLDGRSEDILLQPVSISFDQLHETTEYAAYARGGEKTPESAEWLYNFIKAQGERNYGKIYVRFPEAVSMRQYLGEPGGPVATDEAAKRLAMQKMAFEVAWRILRVTPINATGLVSALLLTTRGRALTLNQLHHTLQDSLDYLERKHYPVTNSALRLRTPDGVRAAVDALSNGHPVTRVDGGHEPVWRIAPEHEHEAAFYRNTLIHAFLETAIAELALAHAGRAPDGERVQVFWDQAMRLRDLLKFDFYFADSAAFREHLAEEMSWQDDWEVQVAAGGDAVDKLLRDKKPLMAHAMLRPFIEAYTIVADVLCDAPSDIEEKELTKLALGVGAQYAAQGRVRSNESVSALLFSTARQVAADQNLLAPGTDLYERRRAFLHELRTILTDMDRIHEFSTAQFYARELAQRE; encoded by the coding sequence ATGACCCACACCGACCACCTCGCCGACTTCAGCACCACCGACGACGCGCTGGTGCTGGCGTCGGTGTCGTCGAAGGCAGAGTTCGAGCTGCTCAACGACTGGCTTCACGCGCAGCGACGGGCGCACCCGGACACCAAGGTCGAGGTGCTGCGCCTGCCCGCGGGGGATCCGCCGCCCGGGGTGGTGGCTCAACTCGTCGAAGAACTCGGCGGCGGGGAGGACCGGCTGGTCGTTCCGGTTCGGGTCTTCTGGGTACCGGGCGGCTTGCCCACCCGGGTCAAGATCGTCGGCCTGATCTCCGGCCGGGATACCTATCGCCCCCCAGAGGTCTTGCAGCGCAGGATCCTTCGCCGAGATCCGTCTCGCGCGCGCATCGTCGCCGGCGAGCCGGCGAAGGTGTCCGAGTTGCGTCAGCAGTGGAACGAGAACACTGTCGGGGAAAGCCCCCGTGACTTCGCGCGCTTCGTGCTGCGCCGCGCCCGGCTGGCGATCGAGCGGATGGAACTGCGGCTGCTCGGCCCCGAATACAAGTCGCCGCAACTGATCACCGACGAGCTGATGTCCTCGACGCGCTTCATGGAGGGATTGCAGCAGGTTCCCGACGCCGACCCCGCCAAGGCCGAGGAGATGCTCAACGAGCTCGCCACCGGCTGGAGCAGGTTCTCGGTGGATTTGATCCCCAACCTCGGCCGGGCGATCTTCAGCCGAGGCTTCGATCCGCGAATCGACTACGACAGCATGGAAATCGAGTCGATGCGGCGCGGATTGGAGGACCACCCGGCGGTTCTGCTGTGGTCGCACCGGTCCTATCTCGACGGTGTCATCGTCCCGGTGGCGATGCAGGAGAATCGGTTGCCCCCGGCGCATACGTTCGCCGGAATCAATCTTTCGTTCGGGTTCATGGGCCCCCTGATGCGCCGATCCGGTGTCATCTTCTTGCGCCGCAAGCTTGACGATCCGCTGTACAAGTACGTGCTGCGCCAGTTCGTCGGATACATCGTCGAGAAGCGCTTCAATCTCAGCTGGTCGATCGAGGGCACCCGGTCGCGGACCGGAAAGATGCTGCCGCCCAAGCTCGGACTGCTGGCCTACGTGGCCGACGCGTACTTGGACGGGCGCAGTGAGGACATCCTGCTGCAGCCGGTGTCGATCAGCTTCGATCAGCTGCACGAGACCACCGAGTACGCCGCCTACGCCCGCGGCGGCGAGAAGACGCCAGAGAGTGCGGAGTGGCTGTACAACTTCATCAAGGCGCAAGGCGAGCGCAACTACGGAAAGATCTACGTCCGCTTCCCCGAGGCGGTGTCGATGCGCCAGTACCTCGGCGAGCCGGGCGGCCCGGTCGCCACGGACGAAGCCGCCAAACGCCTTGCCATGCAGAAGATGGCATTCGAGGTGGCCTGGCGGATTCTGCGGGTGACTCCGATCAACGCCACCGGCCTGGTGTCCGCGCTGTTGCTCACCACCCGAGGCCGGGCGCTGACGCTCAATCAGCTGCATCACACCCTGCAGGATTCGCTGGATTACCTTGAGCGCAAACATTATCCGGTCACCAACAGCGCCCTGCGACTGCGCACGCCCGACGGGGTCCGGGCTGCCGTGGACGCCCTGTCCAACGGGCATCCAGTGACCAGGGTCGACGGCGGTCACGAGCCGGTGTGGCGGATCGCCCCGGAGCACGAGCACGAGGCGGCGTTCTACCGCAACACGTTGATCCACGCGTTCCTGGAGACGGCGATCGCCGAACTGGCGTTGGCACATGCCGGTCGGGCGCCCGATGGTGAGCGGGTTCAGGTGTTCTGGGACCAGGCGATGCGGCTACGCGACCTGCTGAAGTTCGACTTCTACTTCGCCGATTCCGCCGCCTTCCGCGAGCACCTCGCCGAAGAGATGTCGTGGCAAGACGATTGGGAGGTTCAGGTCGCTGCCGGCGGTGACGCGGTGGACAAGCTGCTGCGTGACAAGAAGCCGTTGATGGCACACGCCATGCTGCGGCCATTCATCGAGGCGTACACGATCGTCGCCGACGTGCTGTGTGACGCTCCGAGCGACATCGAGGAGAAGGAGCTCACGAAGCTGGCTCTCGGCGTGGGCGCGCAGTACGCGGCGCAGGGCCGGGTCCGCAGCAACGAGTCGGTGTCGGCCCTGTTGTTCTCGACCGCTCGGCAGGTGGCCGCCGACCAGAATCTGCTGGCGCCCGGCACCGATCTCTACGAGCGCCGGCGGGCGTTCCTGCACGAGTTGCGCACCATCCTCACCGACATGGACCGCATCCACGAGTTCTCCACCGCGCAGTTCTATGCCCGCGAGCTCGCCCAGCGCGAGTAG
- a CDS encoding SDR family oxidoreductase — protein MQQPARVVLITGASRGIGAEVARQLAAPETHVIVNYREKADRADEVVDAIRSAGGNASTLAADISDEAGAAAMMGYIASRFGKLDALILNASGGLDFGADPGYAMRLNRDAQRRLALLAMPLMPTGSRIVFVTSHQAHFYPNKAVPKGYARVAASMRAGETALYAMRSALDHAGIHLTVVSGDGTMGALPTVEEFATAIVNAAVTPSPSTIVYIGGADYLMTVA, from the coding sequence ATGCAGCAGCCCGCTCGCGTCGTGTTGATCACCGGAGCATCGCGAGGGATCGGCGCCGAAGTCGCCCGTCAGCTCGCCGCGCCCGAAACTCACGTCATCGTGAACTACCGGGAGAAAGCCGACCGCGCGGACGAGGTCGTCGACGCCATCCGAAGCGCCGGCGGGAACGCTTCCACCCTGGCCGCCGACATCTCCGACGAGGCAGGTGCCGCGGCGATGATGGGCTACATCGCCAGCCGGTTCGGAAAGCTGGATGCGTTGATCCTCAACGCGTCGGGAGGACTCGACTTCGGCGCGGACCCGGGTTATGCGATGCGGCTCAACCGCGATGCTCAGCGCCGGCTGGCGCTGCTGGCCATGCCGCTGATGCCGACCGGCTCGCGGATCGTGTTTGTCACCAGCCACCAGGCCCACTTCTATCCGAACAAGGCGGTGCCGAAGGGCTACGCGCGCGTCGCCGCGAGCATGCGGGCCGGCGAAACCGCCCTCTACGCAATGCGTTCTGCGCTCGACCACGCGGGCATTCACCTCACGGTGGTCTCCGGCGACGGGACCATGGGTGCGCTGCCGACGGTCGAGGAGTTTGCGACCGCGATCGTCAACGCCGCGGTCACGCCGAGCCCGTCGACCATCGTCTACATCGGCGGCGCCGACTATCTGATGACGGTGGCCTGA
- a CDS encoding DUF4145 domain-containing protein, with protein MLKPENMVYVHTLDTPSAANNSQQLGHGPVIGDLRQKPVVSSYVRRVPNHVCWLCKANTGHDLHGDATFVGPEVVPETADGRRMACATFVCAICRGQSVALAVVGPEYGRSTLNSFFEKARGDDLTWRPSHTETHRYPNVPEHIAEAATEAYECHSCEHYRGAIMLARAVIEATAKDNSITTGTLFNKIEKMATSGLIRTVIKDAAHGVRELGNEMAHGDFVDPITPEESELVIHLMGEILNDVYQSPAVISQAQQAAQARQAQGGQQ; from the coding sequence TTGCTGAAGCCCGAAAATATGGTGTACGTCCACACTTTGGACACACCTTCGGCCGCCAACAACAGTCAGCAACTTGGACACGGACCCGTCATCGGCGATTTGCGCCAGAAACCCGTGGTCAGCAGCTATGTTCGCCGGGTGCCAAACCACGTTTGTTGGCTCTGCAAGGCCAACACCGGACACGACCTCCACGGGGACGCAACCTTTGTAGGTCCCGAGGTAGTACCTGAGACAGCCGATGGCAGGAGGATGGCCTGTGCGACGTTCGTGTGTGCGATTTGTCGCGGCCAATCAGTAGCCCTCGCAGTCGTCGGACCCGAGTACGGCCGAAGCACGCTCAACTCGTTCTTTGAGAAAGCTCGCGGTGATGATTTGACGTGGCGCCCGTCGCACACCGAGACGCACAGATATCCCAACGTGCCGGAACACATTGCAGAAGCTGCGACCGAGGCGTACGAGTGCCATAGCTGTGAGCACTACCGGGGGGCGATCATGCTCGCTCGTGCCGTGATCGAAGCCACCGCCAAAGACAACAGCATCACGACTGGCACGCTCTTCAACAAGATCGAGAAGATGGCGACGAGCGGCTTGATAAGAACGGTTATCAAGGATGCAGCTCACGGCGTCAGGGAACTTGGTAACGAGATGGCGCATGGTGATTTCGTAGACCCGATCACGCCCGAGGAGTCGGAACTGGTGATCCATTTGATGGGCGAGATTCTGAACGACGTCTACCAATCGCCCGCCGTCATCTCGCAAGCGCAGCAGGCGGCCCAAGCCCGGCAAGCCCAGGGCGGGCAGCAGTAG
- a CDS encoding recombinase family protein → MTLVISHTRHQGQDMATANTDRGTTRAVGYLRISTNRQAENGYALEAQRDQVQQFCSVNGLDLVGLHIDVMSGRKTDKLYGRIAAVGAIQSGIANVLVVNTLDRSSRSMADGAKLVADAKTEGWRIVGLDGTDSNTVSQLTAHARLLVAEEERELISKRTKQGLIKARQAGKQLGKPSTIDRSTVNRIVQLRRDGLGTKAIAKALDVAGIAAPRSNTWSYSTVRGVLEREGVA, encoded by the coding sequence GTGACGCTCGTCATCAGCCACACTCGACACCAAGGACAGGACATGGCAACAGCAAACACAGATCGTGGTACGACCAGAGCAGTAGGCTATCTACGGATCTCGACCAACCGGCAGGCCGAGAATGGCTACGCCCTTGAGGCACAACGAGATCAGGTCCAGCAGTTCTGCTCGGTCAACGGGCTGGATCTGGTCGGCCTGCACATCGATGTGATGAGCGGTCGCAAGACCGATAAGTTGTACGGACGCATTGCCGCTGTCGGCGCGATTCAATCTGGGATTGCGAACGTGTTGGTAGTCAACACTTTAGACCGCTCAAGTCGGAGCATGGCAGATGGCGCAAAGCTGGTAGCTGACGCCAAGACCGAAGGTTGGCGCATCGTCGGTCTAGATGGAACCGATAGCAACACAGTGTCTCAGCTGACCGCCCACGCCAGACTCCTAGTAGCCGAGGAAGAACGCGAGCTGATCTCCAAGCGCACCAAGCAAGGGCTGATCAAGGCTCGGCAGGCCGGAAAGCAACTCGGTAAGCCCTCCACTATCGATCGCTCAACCGTTAACCGCATCGTCCAATTGCGTCGTGACGGTTTAGGAACCAAGGCAATCGCGAAAGCTCTCGACGTCGCCGGCATCGCCGCACCACGTAGCAACACATGGAGTTACAGCACTGTACGAGGAGTTCTCGAGCGGGAAGGTGTGGCCTAA